The following are encoded together in the Vigna unguiculata cultivar IT97K-499-35 chromosome 2, ASM411807v1, whole genome shotgun sequence genome:
- the LOC114171016 gene encoding BEL1-like homeodomain protein 4 isoform X1, with translation MSQDFQPGIFSFPNGLERGRASPQQQIRREKVRFEAAPLVGIEEEEPVYESAGMLSEMFNFPPAAAAELMEQQPVTATFRAARQGGEWYGNRQQQGVNMMMGGLGDSKNQNGVNNNQHQPHHHQISSINADSAAAMQLFLMNPQTRSPSPPQSHATPSSTLHMLLPNPSSNSLQGFTGSGVGGSFGQFTWVPESAHHQQGGVMEGQGLSLSLSSSLEAAKAEELRMGDTGFLYYNHQQGGGVGAAGSSSSSTVQFPYKNNSHHQALHLQGVIGHDNNQQGHVGFGSSSLGVVNVLRNTKYVKAAQELLEEFCSVGRGQFKKSKLNRQNSNPNSNPDGGGGGGGSSPSSKDAGIPPPPPPPLSAGDRIEHQRRKVKLLSMLDEVDRRYNHYCEQMQMVVNSFDLMMGFGAAVPYTALAQKAMSRHFRCLKDAITAQLKQSCELLGEKEGAGTSGLTKGETPRLKVLEQSLRQQRAFHQMGMMEQEAWRPQRGLPERSVNILRAWLFEHFLHPYPSDADKHLLARQTGLSRNQVSNWFINARVRLWKPMVEEMYQQELKETESTEERENNQSNNSNMSGNQAQTPSTPGAATTSTATTAAPPTITTTKPTGKKSDINATESDSSLVAINRQGFSENQGKHSTTTTTSTTLMASVSATTSEIAPPASQCFDSDLPPQRLMPTDDTCRLVTPDFGTTSAAADIGSTLIRFGTTVGDVSLTLGLRHAGNMPEKTPFSVRDFGAI, from the exons ATGTCCCAAGATTTTCAACCAGGAATCTTCAGCTTCCCGAATGGGTTGGAGAGAGGAAGGGCGAGTCCGCAGCAGCAGATCCGGAGGGAGAAAGTAAGGTTCGAGGCAGCGCCATTGGTAGGGATAGAGGAAGAGGAACCGGTGTACGAGAGTGCCGGGATGTTGTCGGAGATGTTCAATTTTCCGCCTGCGGCTGCGGCGGAATTGATGGAGCAGCAGCCGGTGACGGCAACGTTTAGGGCGGCGAGGCAGGGTGGAGAGTGGTACGGAAACAGACAACAACAAGGGGTGAATATGATGATGGGTGGATTGGGGGATTCGAAGAACCAAAACGGTGTGAATAACAACCagcatcaaccacatcaccacCAGATTTCAAGCATTAATGCTGACTCAGCAGCTGCCATGCAGCTTTTTCTGATGAACCCTCAAACGAGGTCGCCTTCCCCTCCTCAAAGCCACGCCACTCCTTCTTCAACACTCCACATGTTGCTTCCCAATCCTTCTTCCAATTCCCTCCAAGGTTTCACCGGTTCGGGCGTGGGAGGGTCTTTTGGGCAATTCACATGGGTTCCCGAGAGTGCTCATCATCAGCAAGGAGGCGTGATGGAAGGGCAAGGTCTTTCGCTATCGTTGTCTTCTTCGCTGGAAGCAGCGAAAGCTGAGGAATTGAGGATGGGGGACACTGGTTTTCTATATTACAATCATCAACAAGGGGGTGGTGTGGGAGCTGCcggttcttcttcttcttccacagTTCAATTTCCGTACAAGAACAACAGTCATCACCAAGCATTGCATTTGCAAGGGGTGATAGGACACGACAACAACCAGCAGGGACATGTTGGGTTCGGGTCATCCTCGTTAGGTGTAGTTAATGTTCTGAGAAACACAAAGTATGTGAAGGCTGCACAGGAGTTGCTTGAAGAGTTTTGCAGTGTTGGAAGGGGTCAGTTTAAGAAGAGCAAGTTGAATAGGCAGAATTCAAACCCTAATTCAAATCCCgacggtggtggtggtggcggtggttCTTCGCCTTCGTCAAAAGATGCTGGTATTCCTCCTCCTCCGCCTCCTCCTTTGTCAGCCGGTGATAGGATTGAGCATCAGAGAAGGAAGGTCAAACTTCTATCAATGCTGGACGAG gtGGACAGGAGATACAACCATTACTGCGAGCAGATGCAAATGGTGGTGAACTCATTCGACCTGATGATGGGTTTTGGTGCGGCGGTTCCATACACAGCACTGGCGCAGAAAGCAATGTCTCGGCATTTCCGGTGTCTGAAGGACGCAATAACAGCACAGCTGAAGCAAAGTTGCGAGCTACTAGGAGAGAAAGAGGGGGCGGGGACCTCAGGTTTGACCAAGGGTGAGACCCCAAGGCTTAAGGTTCTAGAACAAAGCCTAAGACAGCAGAGAGCCTTTCACCAGATGGGGATGATGGAACAAGAAGCTTGGAGACCCCAGAGAGGCTTGCCTGAACGTTCTGTCAACATTTTGAGAGCCTGGCTTTTCGAACATTTTCTCCATCC GTATCCAAGCGATGCAGATAAGCATCTGTTGGCACGACAGACTGGACTATCGCGAAATCAG GTATCAAACTGGTTCATTAATGCCAGGGTTCGGTTGTGGAAACCCATGGTGGAAGAGATGTACCAACAAGAACTTAAAGAAACAGAGAGTacagaagagagagaaaataaccAAAGCAACAACAGCAATATGAGTGGGAACCAAGCACAAACTCCAAGCACACCAGGAGCAGCTACGACGTCAACAGCAACAACAGCTGCACCACCAacaatcacaacaacaaaaccaacaGGGAAAAAATCCGATATCAATGCCACCGAAAGCGACTCGTCACTTGTTGCAATCAATAGACAAGGCTTCTCGGAAAACCAAGGAAAGcactccaccaccaccaccacctccaccactCTCATGGCCTCCGTCAGCGCCACCACCTCTGAGATTGCACCACCCGCCTCGCAGTGCTTCGACTCAGATCTGCCCCCACAGAGATTAATGCCTACTGATGACACGTGTCGCTTG
- the LOC114171016 gene encoding BEL1-like homeodomain protein 2 isoform X2 encodes MSQDFQPGIFSFPNGLERGRASPQQQIRREKVRFEAAPLVGIEEEEPVYESAGMLSEMFNFPPAAAAELMEQQPVTATFRAARQGGEWYGNRQQQGVNMMMGGLGDSKNQNGVNNNQHQPHHHQISSINADSAAAMQLFLMNPQTRSPSPPQSHATPSSTLHMLLPNPSSNSLQGFTGSGVGGSFGQFTWVPESAHHQQGGVMEGQGLSLSLSSSLEAAKAEELRMGDTGFLYYNHQQGGGVGAAGSSSSSTVQFPYKNNSHHQALHLQGVIGHDNNQQGHVGFGSSSLGVVNVLRNTKYVKAAQELLEEFCSVGRGQFKKSKLNRQNSNPNSNPDGGGGGGGSSPSSKDAGIPPPPPPPLSAGDRIEHQRRKVKLLSMLDEVDRRYNHYCEQMQMVVNSFDLMMGFGAAVPYTALAQKAMSRHFRCLKDAITAQLKQSCELLGEKEGAGTSGLTKGETPRLKVLEQSLRQQRAFHQMGMMEQEAWRPQRGLPERSVNILRAWLFEHFLHPYPSDADKHLLARQTGLSRNQRRYLEV; translated from the exons ATGTCCCAAGATTTTCAACCAGGAATCTTCAGCTTCCCGAATGGGTTGGAGAGAGGAAGGGCGAGTCCGCAGCAGCAGATCCGGAGGGAGAAAGTAAGGTTCGAGGCAGCGCCATTGGTAGGGATAGAGGAAGAGGAACCGGTGTACGAGAGTGCCGGGATGTTGTCGGAGATGTTCAATTTTCCGCCTGCGGCTGCGGCGGAATTGATGGAGCAGCAGCCGGTGACGGCAACGTTTAGGGCGGCGAGGCAGGGTGGAGAGTGGTACGGAAACAGACAACAACAAGGGGTGAATATGATGATGGGTGGATTGGGGGATTCGAAGAACCAAAACGGTGTGAATAACAACCagcatcaaccacatcaccacCAGATTTCAAGCATTAATGCTGACTCAGCAGCTGCCATGCAGCTTTTTCTGATGAACCCTCAAACGAGGTCGCCTTCCCCTCCTCAAAGCCACGCCACTCCTTCTTCAACACTCCACATGTTGCTTCCCAATCCTTCTTCCAATTCCCTCCAAGGTTTCACCGGTTCGGGCGTGGGAGGGTCTTTTGGGCAATTCACATGGGTTCCCGAGAGTGCTCATCATCAGCAAGGAGGCGTGATGGAAGGGCAAGGTCTTTCGCTATCGTTGTCTTCTTCGCTGGAAGCAGCGAAAGCTGAGGAATTGAGGATGGGGGACACTGGTTTTCTATATTACAATCATCAACAAGGGGGTGGTGTGGGAGCTGCcggttcttcttcttcttccacagTTCAATTTCCGTACAAGAACAACAGTCATCACCAAGCATTGCATTTGCAAGGGGTGATAGGACACGACAACAACCAGCAGGGACATGTTGGGTTCGGGTCATCCTCGTTAGGTGTAGTTAATGTTCTGAGAAACACAAAGTATGTGAAGGCTGCACAGGAGTTGCTTGAAGAGTTTTGCAGTGTTGGAAGGGGTCAGTTTAAGAAGAGCAAGTTGAATAGGCAGAATTCAAACCCTAATTCAAATCCCgacggtggtggtggtggcggtggttCTTCGCCTTCGTCAAAAGATGCTGGTATTCCTCCTCCTCCGCCTCCTCCTTTGTCAGCCGGTGATAGGATTGAGCATCAGAGAAGGAAGGTCAAACTTCTATCAATGCTGGACGAG gtGGACAGGAGATACAACCATTACTGCGAGCAGATGCAAATGGTGGTGAACTCATTCGACCTGATGATGGGTTTTGGTGCGGCGGTTCCATACACAGCACTGGCGCAGAAAGCAATGTCTCGGCATTTCCGGTGTCTGAAGGACGCAATAACAGCACAGCTGAAGCAAAGTTGCGAGCTACTAGGAGAGAAAGAGGGGGCGGGGACCTCAGGTTTGACCAAGGGTGAGACCCCAAGGCTTAAGGTTCTAGAACAAAGCCTAAGACAGCAGAGAGCCTTTCACCAGATGGGGATGATGGAACAAGAAGCTTGGAGACCCCAGAGAGGCTTGCCTGAACGTTCTGTCAACATTTTGAGAGCCTGGCTTTTCGAACATTTTCTCCATCC GTATCCAAGCGATGCAGATAAGCATCTGTTGGCACGACAGACTGGACTATCGCGAAATCAG AGAAGATACCTCGAAGTCTAA